The genomic DNA GTGCATTTCTTCCCAAGGGTTGTGCGCGATGTCACCGTTGCTCTTTTGCCCATTCTGCTAATCTTCCTCCTGAGCCAATTCTTGTTTTTCAAGTTGCCGGGCAAATCGGTGCGGAAGATCCTCTTTGGTATCATGTTTTCCTTTATAGGGCTAGTGTTATTCTTATTGGGTGTGAATGCAGGGTTCATGGACTTGGGCACGGTGGTGGGGTATCAGCTGGCGTCGTTGAGTAAGGTTTATGTGATTGGTGTTGGTTTTGTGTTGGGGCTGGTAACAGTCTTGGCTGAACCTGCGGTTTATGTCTTGACCCATCAGATTGAAGATGTTACCAGTGGATATGTGAAGCGCAAGGTTGTCATGTTAACCCTGTGTCTAGGCATGGGCTGTGCCATTGCCCTATCCATGATGAGAATTGTCGTCCCCGGCCTACAGTTGTGGCAATTGCTCCTGCCGGGGTATATTATTGCTATAGCCATCAGCTATTTTGTTCCCGGTCTGTTTGTGGGGGTCGCCTTTGATTCCGGAGGTGTCGCCTCTGGGCCTATGGTGGCCACCTTTGTTCTGGCCTTCGCCCAAGGTGTGGCGGAAGCGACGGAAGGGGCTGATGTGTTGATGGATGGGTTCGGTGTGATTGCCGTGGTGGCGATGACACCCCTGATTGCCTTGCAAGTACTGGGTCTTGTGTTTAAGGCCAAATCCAGGAAAGAAGGAGTAGAAACCAGTGATAGCTGATTCCAGGTGTGCAGAGATTGAACTAATCTGCGCCATCGTCAATTACGGCTTAGGAAGCAAAGTCATCAAGGTGGCTCGGGAATGTGGTGTTTCCGGTGGAACCATCACTTTGGGAAAAGGCACGATAAATAGTCGCATCTTGGATTTTCTCGGTCTTTCCGATGTGCGCAAAGAAATCGTGTTTCTAGTTACCGATGAAAGCACAGCTTCGGTGGCGTTGGAAGAGTTAAATAAGAAGTTCGAGTTTCACCGGCCTAACCATGGGATTGTCTTTACGACCTCGGTATGCTTTGTTATGGGAGCCCACGGCTTTGAGTCTATGGAAACAAAGGAGATGAGTGCGAAGATGGTGACATACCAGGCGATCACAACCATTGTGGATCGAGGGAAAGCTGAAGAGGTGATCGATGCCGCGATTAAGGCGGGCTCCAAGGGCGGTACCATCATCAACGCCCGTGGTTCAGGGATTCACGAGACCAGCAAAGTCTTCAATATGGAGATCGAACCGGAGAAGGAAGTCGTTTTGATCCTTGCGGAGGCTGATGCCGTAGAAGGCATTGTGGAGTCCATTCGGAAAGAAATGCAGATCGATGAACCGGGCAAAGGGATCATCTACGTGCAGGATGTGAAAAGGGCTTACGGGTTGTACAAGTAGCCCGTCTTCCGGAACGATTAGTGTTATTGTCTCCTTTGCCCGCGCAGGAGATCCTTTGCGGGCAAGACTTGTCCAGAGGGGCGGGTATATCAGTGCCTTTTTGGTGTAGCCATCGTGTCGTGGTGCTACACCGCTTTTTATGTAGCACGGATAACATGTTTTATCTATAACCCGAGTTGTTTTCATGGGCTCAGTCCGGTTGTTAAGTTGGGCTTTGCCCGATGGCCAGTGCTGCCTAGCTTTCCAGGGGAGTCTTTACAAATGGAAAAACCTGCGGGGGCGAACCGTTCTAGTGGTGAACTGCCATTTTCGTGGAAATGGTTGGCCGCAGGATCCTAGTCCTTTTGTCCAGTACGTTCCTGCAGATGTGATAGAAAGTGCTTAAGAACATACTGGTCTATGTTGATTGCTCCCTCTCCCGTGGCAAAGGGAGCAGCCCATCTGTTAAGAAGTGGTGCCCTGTGCGGATGGCCTGAGGTGCTTCTCCTTTGCACCGGGTTTACAGTCTTTAGTGGCCGAAAAGCTCTATGCTTCGGCGATAAGACGTTGTGAGGATTCGGGCTGTATACCAGACCGAGTGATGTGGGAAGAAAGGGTGAGGTTTCGAGCCGTGCGCGCGACCTGACTGCATATGATTTGCGGGCAAAGGGACAGAGTTATGTCTCCAGGCAGTTTGTCCCGCCGCTATCTTGCAGTTTGTCGGGGCCAACCTACGGGTGCGTCCATACCAAACGGGAACGATTCCTCCCGTGCCCCCTTTCTTGAAAAATTGACATACCTTCCCTGATGTACTCGATTGCCTGGTACCAGAGGCGTTGTCCATCGTGATCAAGATTCCCAGTACCAGGCAGAGTCCCTTGGATCATTCGGACGCTAGCCGACGCCAGTTCCAAAAGCCCACCGGGAAAATCGCCCAGCACCCCCTCCGAAGCCGATGCCGGTCCTTGGGTGATACCATATTCTGCCCGGAGTTGTCGCCTTGTACCGACACACCTATGACCGGCGCCTTCTCGACCTGGCCGTGAGGATTGTCCAGGTGGTGCCCGGTTATCAGGCAAGTGACCATTCCCACTCCTACCTTTCGACCCTGCGCGGCCTTTGGCTCCTATTTGAAGAAGCCGGTGACGAAGGGTACTTGCGGCGTGTGCTCGCAGATATGAAGATCATAGAAGAAAGACACATGCTGCCGTCGGGGGGAATCCA from Bacillota bacterium includes the following:
- a CDS encoding P-II family nitrogen regulator, producing the protein MIADSRCAEIELICAIVNYGLGSKVIKVARECGVSGGTITLGKGTINSRILDFLGLSDVRKEIVFLVTDESTASVALEELNKKFEFHRPNHGIVFTTSVCFVMGAHGFESMETKEMSAKMVTYQAITTIVDRGKAEEVIDAAIKAGSKGGTIINARGSGIHETSKVFNMEIEPEKEVVLILAEADAVEGIVESIRKEMQIDEPGKGIIYVQDVKRAYGLYK